Part of the Pseudomonas sp. Leaf58 genome is shown below.
GGTCGAGCTGGTCGGCGACCGCCTGGCGAATACGCTGTTCGGTCAGGTCGCTTTTGATCCGCGGGTCGTCCGGGCGGTATTGCAGGCCCGGCTCCTGCCACGCCCAGCTGCGGTAGGCGGCAAAATCACGGCTGGCATCGAAATCCTGCTGGACGTTATTGCTGGAGCAGGCAGCCAGCAATAACGCGCATGACAATAGAAAGAGACGGCGCAACATGATGGTTCTCCGTTAGGCATTAACTGGGAGGATAGCCGTTGAGCGCCTTGTGCACTGAATCGCGCAAGGCGCTTTCGCGTTCACGCGGCGAGTCCTTGTCGCTGCCGCTTTCGGCGCTGGCGCTCCATACCGGTTGGCCGTTGCGGGCGTCGTACAGGTCGATGCGCACGACCATCACCTCCACCTCGTAGGTGCGCACGATAGGCACGCTGGCATAGGCCCCATAGCCATTACGGTAGCCGCCATAGCCGACACCGCCATAGGGGTACGGGCCGTAGTAGGGGTCGTAGGCATCGTAGTCACGCACCTGGCGCAAGCGCTTTTCCAGGCGTATGTCGGCGCTGACCAGCAAGTCGCCGGGGCCGCCGCGGGCGGGGCGCAGGCCATGTTGGTCGAGCGCGCCGCTGACCGCATCGGCCAGTTGCGCCGGGTCGGTATCGACCGAGCCGCTGGGCAACTGGCCGTCACGCCAGCTCCAGCTGCGGTAGTGCCCGTAATCACGGGCGGGGGCCGGGTAGGCACTGGCATCGAAGGTAGTGGCCGCCTGGGCAGGGGCTGCTGGTAAAGGGCGGCTGCTGGCCACATAGGGGTTGCTGCCCTGGCAGCCAGCCAGGGCAAGCGGCAGCAGCGCCAGGCACAACAGACGGTACGGCATTTAGTCCTCCGGCGGGCGAGTCAGCGGGGGCGGCAGACCCAGTGCAGGTAGCGGCCGAGCCCAGCGAAACTGGGATGTCGACGGTAGGCCAGTTCCATTTCCAGCAGGTCGAGCAACTCGGCCTTGCCTTGGAATTCCTTGGGCATGTAGTCGTGGAACACCCGCACGCCGCTTTCGCTTTCAACCTGCCACATAGG
Proteins encoded:
- a CDS encoding DUF4136 domain-containing protein, with translation MPYRLLCLALLPLALAGCQGSNPYVASSRPLPAAPAQAATTFDASAYPAPARDYGHYRSWSWRDGQLPSGSVDTDPAQLADAVSGALDQHGLRPARGGPGDLLVSADIRLEKRLRQVRDYDAYDPYYGPYPYGGVGYGGYRNGYGAYASVPIVRTYEVEVMVVRIDLYDARNGQPVWSASAESGSDKDSPRERESALRDSVHKALNGYPPS